The sequence TATAATCATGAAGTGCATAACTGAAAAGGAGAGATTACTAAAATCAACTTGAAAATAGGAGTGGTGAGTATTCAACAAGGCTACTCATTAGCTCTTGCATAACATAGCGGTAGTATAGTTCAAATTTGAGCTTCAGCAAAAATTACAAAGTACCACATGTCCTGCATCTTCAGTTctcttaaatataaaattcttataTGCTAAGAGTGTTGACTAGAAAATAGAAGGCATTCACCAGTATCTaagagttagggaagattccacAGCTGGACAAGTGCCGTGTTTCTTCTGTAACCATGgaattaaaaggttaaaaactaacaatgattttatttcaattcacagaaaaaaattaagctaaaTAATTCTTTTCATTAACAGGCTTTTCTCTTTAGTTTCAGGAACTCTTTGAAACCTCTTTCTCCTTGTTTCCTAGTAGCATTAGCTGAAAACAAATGAAGTTATTAAACAGTTAATGAATTTCAGTGGAAAATATAATCAAGATTAATTTAGGTTTCCTTTTTATCAATATCTGTATTAATGAGTtttctgaaaacattaaaatatccaTAATTATTAAAAGTTACTTAAAATGTTTCTGGTTCATATTACagagttgttgtttttgttatttttctcacGTTCTACCAAGAGTACCAGGACTTTAAAACATTCTGTCACCAGAGCAAGGATAAAAAAACTTGTGATAACAGTTTAGATTTAGTGTCATTCTTTAGGAATAAAAAGATCCCTAATACCTGAGAAGGCATTCATTTTACTTGGATTGTTCAGGGTAAGAATGCCAATGCCATTGTCTTCCTTCTGAAGGTCAATGGATCCACCAGGAAACTGCTGAAGTGTTTTTTTCACTTCTTCCTCATAAAATCCATGGGACGTACTATAAAGTGACAATCCTGTTTGATGTAGCAATTTTGTCCTTCCAGACAGAGAGGATGTCTTCAAAAGACTTTTCGCcatttctgaaaaacagaaataagtatGCGGTAGTATAAATGAATAGGCACTCACTTTTCTAATATTATGTGTTAACAGTATGTAGTAATGGACCCTTCTGTTGAATTGGGAATACTtccccatgtcttttttttttttttttttttttgagacaatttcaccctgttgcccaggctggagtacagtgaagctatctcagctcactgcaacctctgcctcccaggttcaaacgattctcctatctcagcctcccaattatctgagactataggcacccatgaccacgcctggctaatttttgtatttttagtagaggcagggtttcaccatgttggccaggctggtttcgaactcttgacctcaaatgatccacccacctcggcctcccaaagtgctgggattataggcttgagccgaTCTGCCTGGCCACTTCCCCATTTCTAAAAGCACTCTTTCAGGAAATGATCAGTATggaattcctttcatttttcccTCCTTCTCAAACCAAATAATTCACAAAGCATATCATTTCAGTATATATCACTGAGAGACAATGGCATAATTACAGTATATTTACTGTGCTCCAATACAATAGGAAAGCTTAGAAAAAATGCTGCTCTGTATTTTGCACCATCTCCTGCCTCCAGGTAGTCTTTTGCATCACATGCTTCTTCATTCTCCAActcttaacttttttaaaatctaagaaTAAATATAGTCCAAGTGTCCCCTTGGAAACAGCCTCTATGCAGAAGTGCTACAAGAGCAATCCCACTCTCTAACAGAAGTTTTATCCTTAGCATTATTCTTACCTTCTGCAAAGCTTTCAGGCAAAAAGCTGGAAAGGGTCCTAAGAAAAATGGGGAGGGAAATAGgaatgtgtgtgtggtttttctgTTCCCCAAGGTTCTGTCACTTTTCTCCTCTTAATTTTTACCTCCTGAGTAATCTCATCTCTGCCCATAAGCTTTTCTTGCCCTATGTAAACATTCTTGTTGATGTAAGACTATATtcaaaaaaggatataaaatataaGTTACAGTTCAATGAATTTTCACAAGGTGAATACATTCTAGTAAATGGCACccaaatcaagaaacagaacataacCTGAAGCTCACAAGATCCTCTGTGTCACCTTTCAGTCAAAACCCCTCAAGTAAAAGTAACTTCTTGACTTCTAATACACGAGATtacttttgaactttatataaatactatatattgtGTGTCTGGTTTCAATTTTATTAACATCCATTAGTGTTATGTGTAATCAGAGTCTAAATAGTCCATTATTCTCATTGCTGTATTCTATTTGTGAACccaaaatacctgagacaggtctcaaccAATTCAGAATATTTACTTTGCCAAGGTTAGGAACGCACTCAAGACACAGACTCAGGAGGTTCTGAccacatgtgcccaaggtggtaggGGTATGACTTTACTTTTACACATTTTGGGGAGACATGgaacatcaatcaatatgtgtaagatgtacactGGTCTGACTGAGGTAAGGCAGGACAACTCTAAACTTCtgtgggggagggtggtggggaggCAGGAGGCGGATGTAGGGGAGttcttccaggtcataggtagataatagacaaaaggttgcattcttttgagtacCTCATCAGCCTTctactgaatacacaatttagtctggctcagtgaatctgcatttttacataaacaatagggcagaggaagtAATCAGATGTGCATTTGACTGAAGTTAGCAGAGGGATGACTTGCTttttgggggcaggggaggggtgtttgagacagtctctcctttgttgcccaggctgtaatgcagtggcaccatctccactcactgaaacctcagcctcccaggttgaagtgattctcgtgcctaagcctcccgagtagctgggactataggtatctGCCaacatgccaagctaatttttctattttaagtagagacacagtttcgccattttggacaggctgatctcgagttcctggcctcaagtgatccgcccaccttggcttcccaaagtgctgggattacaggtgtgagccaccacgcccagcccagagggATGGCTTTCTGTCCAGCACCTATGAACATAAGCTATCGGTTTAAATGTCAGAGTGAAATTCAACAGAAGTTagttttagggtaaagatcttaagaatcacaaggaatttccttgtggacaaacTGTGAAGGAGGTATGTATCTCTTTTATCTTTTCAaccatcttatttaggaataataTAGGAGTTAGGTTTGCCTGATGTgcttcccagcttgacttttcccttggcttagtgattttggggtcctgagatctattttcctttcacatattataataaatataccacaatttatctaTTCTAATCTTAatagacatttggattatttctagcttttggcATGACTATAGAGTAGTTATGAACATTTTAGCATGTGTCTTTTGATCAATACGTACCCATTTCTGATGGGTATGTATCTAGGAATGAAATTGTTGGGTTGGTGTGCTGCGGTCCAGTCTACACTGatgattaaacatttattttgcaagTTGGTTCTTTAAACTATCGGTAGCTTGAAACTGACCATGGTGGGACTACATGACATATCAATCATGCTCTctttctctgacacacacacacacacacacacacacagtttaccAGTATACCACCAGTTATGATGTATGCATTTGTTCAACCTTAGAATATACTGTCAGAGTTTTTTAAAATGGCTGTACAAATGTATATTTCCACAGGCAGTGAAAGCTCCAGTTGCTCCACAAGTATCACTTgttgttttttccattttaggCATTCTAGTGgatggtatcttactgtggtttcattttgtgtttctatAATGTCTAACGAAGATAAATCCCATTTTCttatgcttattggtcatttgcatATCATCTTTTGTGAAGTTCCTGTGCAAGCTTTTTGcccattatttctatttatttgcctTTGTATTAATTTGTTAGAGATCTTTTATTCTTCTGCTCACAACTTTCCTAAAACCTACAAGACATGAATCTCACATTTCTATCTCTAATTCAGACCTTATGCCTGTACTCCTTAGTATTGCCTAACAGAAATGCAATCCCTTACCCCTCATTTCTAGATTTATCATAGGCTTCTCAAAATCAATATCTAATCCTGAACTCATACTTCACGTAAAACCCATTACTCCTTCTTAATTCTTTCCCTTAACTATTCATTGTGTCATCAACCCTGTAATCTATGCCAGAAAACCTCTACATCAACCCAGTCTCCTTCTCTACCACCATCTCTGGTATGCAACGGACCTCCAAAATGGTTTCTTCCTTCTTATCTTTCCCTCTTCTATTACTAATATAGTTCAAACTTCATTACATATAATCTGGATTAATATAACAGTCGTCAATTAGTTGCATACTATTCTTTAGAGTAATGTGGATATAATTATAATCCAATCAGGACATTTCAAATTTAAGGTTTCTCAGTAGCTGTCTACCAAAAGGATCAAGTCCAAAGCTCTTTTTAAATTCTTACCTAAATCCTGAATCTCTTCTTCTGATATCTCTACACAATCAATACAGAACACCAAATAACCAGAGTCCCACAAATTTACCATgctattttatattattgtttcTCCCCTATATTGTTCTTTCCTCCCTCATTAACCTGGTAAATCcccaatcatttttaaaaactgaatttctaTATTTCCACCTAAAAGTGATTCCCTAAGTAAAGATAATCACTCCCTTTATTTATCCCAGCTCAGTATACTGCAATAATGTTCCATTTTAACACATTCCTCAAATCAtttcaatttttcatttgtttttctcagttGGAAGGACGCTTCCTGAGAGTATTCTGAGGTACATACTTCGTGTCACTAGTGGCTACAGTACTTAATACATAAAAGGTACTTACTTAATAGTTAATGAGGGAGAATGTAGGCAAGTAAAAAAAATAACTCATCAGGCAGCCAAAAGGAATGCCACAAACTTGTTTTATAGCTATAAAAATGTATCTAATATGTGAGTCATAAAATGTTATCAGAAACTGACAGAGAACATGCCTCATAAAGGTTACAATACAATATCCGGTTTCCACTTTAAGTCACGTGATCTTCAAGTGACATTTTTACCAAAGTGTTTCCAATGAATACTTACCTGAACACACAGTGGGATGTAATCCCCTCAAACAGATATATTTCAAAAACTTGagaacagtatttcaaaactttacTAACTAAGGTGGCTTATAACTACAATATTGAAGATACCAAGACCTTTCTTAAATCTCCTCAAGGAGACTGAAGTGTAACTCAGATAAATTGTGACCTAATGCACTATATTTTAGAGTTTGACAAAAAAAAGTAGCGAGGTGCTTGTCATCTTAAAAAATGATATCTAAGAATAAAAACTTGATgttatttttccaagaaaaaaaagatgttctaaCTTGCCACCATAAATCTTTGATAGGACCTGCTTTTAACTGTCATAACTTTATTCTTTCCCTTAATTTCAAATCTGTTATCGTCTTTCTTTGTATCCTACCTCCTTCCCACCAAAAAAGTCACCAGTTGACAGCAGCTATGGTTACCgaataaagaataatgaaagcACTGGGTGACCTACTTAATGAATTGTGATTAATAAGGTTTGGGTCAATGTGATATAAAAAACTAATAAGCAACTAATAAGGAAAGTGGTCAAATGTTACAAGTtgcaaaatatctaaatatttagtattttcaATACTTTAATGTCTTCATCTATTGGCAATTCCATACTCCTTTTCCAAAACTCATATAGTATAACTTATGCGACATCCTTCCATCCCATTACCTGTTCTGTCAAATTAGAAAATGATACAGTATTAACTGATTCTATGGTATTAACAGATTTTAAGGTATCTAAGGCCTCCTGAAGAACTAGAAAGCTAGAGGGAACAATGATCAAACATGATTTTGCAACATTCCAGGATATTTTCAGTTAACTCAAGGGACCCtgcaagattttttaaataaacttcaaaataaaagaatctaATTAGAATATGGAAATGTTTAGTGACACGATAAAGGCAGAATGAAAGTTTATATCACAGATGTTCTCACCACCTAATTTAGTGCAATAATAGGTACTTTATCAGTACTACATAAAATTACTGGGCATGTAGAAGAATGAGAGGATATTgtgaaactaaataaaatttttaaatgccaaaaatTACTGCCATatagttaaataataaattatttaattttaaacaaatgattcatttgaaataatgttcctgcaaatattattttcattcactGAATATTATTCCCCATATTTAACTTATCTCTTTCCCTTATATAGCTCCATTACCCAAAACTGCAGTCTGGTTCAAAGATCTATTTCCCTGCTTTCCCAGAGGGATGTAAAAGTTCTGTCTATGGAAACAAAGTATTTCTGAAATTATTACCATTAGTCATCTACCATTATTAGAAAATGAGCTATTCTGGTCAAATAAACTATCTCTTTAACTGGAAAGCAAAACTTTCCTGGGCAAGGACAAATTCTTTGGCTGAGTTTCAGGTCTATGGAAAATGGAAGCAGGGaaaagttttacaaataaaatgttgTTACCAATTACAAAGGGTGAAGTGGTTATGAAAAAAATACCAAGGATTTTAGACACTTTCTAAGTTATCACTCAAATGTAAATATCAAGTTGCCTCAAAATCTCTTAGCTAGTGGACAAAACTTAAACTAAAAATTTCAGACTTTATTGAGAAATGCCAAGCAATGGGGCTTGAAACAAATTGGTTAACCAcactgaggactaagctctgattttttaatcttgcccaaattcccacctaaggggtctggggagtcatgcgccacaaaccataaattctcatcagatgggttttatttgactctatatattgtgacttacttttcaatctgactctggcataacattgtaagacaagaagaaaatatttaacacctaaatatatttccttgccataccctgaaattgccctgcaaagtttcttgtgggaaaaatccacattctacagagcctccccttccccctttgttttccttcctttctttccagatccaggagataatcaactaagagccaaGCACCCTTCtaggtctgataagaaacattttacaacctgctctctctGAAGTCAGCTGAGAGATTCCTCTGCACAAaaaaacttggtctccacaatcctttatctttaacctgaacatttctttCTACGGATCCcaagtctttagacaaactcaaccaaatGTCAACCAGAaagtttaaatttacctatagcctggaagcacCCCCACTTTAAGTTGTCCctcctttctgaaccaaaccaatgtatttcttaaatgtatttgattgatgtttcatgctttcctaaaatatgtaaaaccaGGTTGTACCccagccaccttgggcacatattctcaggacctgagggctgtgtcacaggccatggtcactcatatttggctcagaataaatctcttaaaatattttacagagtttgactgttTGCATCAACAACACCTATATTCTCATGACAGGATGTATTTAAGTTTATGTTTATAATCTCCATTCATAATCATAACCCTCCCACACTCAACCACTATTCTTTCTGTTTCACCTCCCCTTTCACTACCCTTAGACCGAAGTTCAGTGGTCAAAGTCTgtgagaaaaataggaaaatataccaaaatatatcATTCAAAATGAATTCTGaagctttctttacttttttaaaggcaaatttttaaaaacatagtaacTGGATTAGTAattaagacaaatattttaaaacaggatGGTATTCTTTATTGGATTATTTAAAGTAGATAAGTAGATATttagctgcattctcagaaataaaaagttatgtttcTCGGCATATGGAccattaaatttacatttatatgtaGACTTTTCTGGCCAAGAAATGGGATCCAAGTGTATAGACACATATGCATATGTTAAGAGCATTTGGTAAGAGGTAGTTCTGTAGCAATTCAATGGCTATTAATTGAATTCCCATTAGTGATCACCCCATTGTTAGCTACTTCAGAGAGAAACAAAGCATCtttaaaagttttcagttttgtcagagaaacaaaatatgcacacataaagcaaaaataactCAAATATCTAATTGAAAATAGAGCAAAGTATGTCCTTTTATTGAGCTCTACTAGAGAGTTCCATTAAATTTAATGTATAATCTTAACTTCATAAaaggatatctttttttttccaccagtAAACCTTTATCATGTAGTATAAGGATTTTCTTTAGGTACAAATGGATCCAATAACATTAAATCAGTGCATGGAATTATGATGCTTTATTGCCCTTcagtatttctaatttttaaaattctaagcaGAAGTACAACCAAAATCAAGCAACATACCAGCTCTGCTAGAGAGTAAAGTAAATATCAAATGTATATactcatatacacatatataaaaccagAATTATCCTACATATGTGTAACCAGAATTTTTATGGTTATGAAACAGTGCAATACTAGTGTTTCACAGctatatattacttatataacaaaTGACTTTTGTTCACTGAGTTGAAATTTATGTTACATTGTATTtggccagaaagaaaagaaacacagatgtgatgaatgaagaaaaataccAGTTGAGTCACCTAACCAGTACTGAAAAAGTTAAGTTTCAAAATACAGGTTATGTTCTATTTCTTAACCTAGATAATGCATCCAcagttatttcttttgttgttgttctttaaaCTCATCTTATACATTTTACTCTTTATGTATGTGTCCTACATTTACTTCTcaggaaactttttctttttaaatagaagagTATCATTCCAAATATTGACAGATGTCCTGTCCAGGAATTTCTTCCAATCTCGTAAACTTCCAGTTGCAAAACTAGTTTCTTAAGAACTCTACTTTACATATTGCATCAGTAGCCACTAACAATAATTACAGCCTACAGatatctgaaatttctttgttgaCAAGTCTGGCAGCTAAGCAAAGGTCCTTATTAAAGGTAACgatatttcttaaaaaatcatGCACAACCAGAAAACATAACAGAAAGGTACATACGAGATAAGCTGTAGCATTTTAGGGGTGATCAGGACAGGGACTGCATCTTACTCACAGCTCTTAATGCAgaattttacattaaatttttgTGGAACTAAATGACACATAATGTGGTTATTACTATATAGGTATTATGGTACCTAGTCATCATTTTCTAAACTAAAGATAATatctatatttacaaaataagaaaaaaagaactatttcaggccaggcgcggtggcttatgcctgtaatcccagcactctaggagaccaaagtgggcagatcgcctgaggtcaggagttcgagaccagcctggccaacatggcgaaaccccgtctctactaaaaatacaaaaatcagccaggtgtagtggcacacacctctaatcctagttactcaggaggctgaggcaggagaatcgcttgaacccaggaaacggaaattgcagtgagccgaggtcgcgccactgcactccagccacggtgacagagtgagagactctgtctcaaaaaaaaaaaaaaaaaaacaaaaagaaagaaagaaaaagaaaaaagaactctcACTGTtggggcttttaaaaaatgcaaacccAGGGGGTGTGGCTACAAGTGAGGGTATCATAGtcagccaaataaataaataatctttcacTGGCCTCTGGTCAGCTTGCCAAAGAGCCACACCTTCTCCATCACTCCTAGCTGAGGAATCTCTGCTTCTCTTCAGAACGGGAGGGCAAGAGCTCCTTGTCTGGTTTTATTCATATTTACAAAATGGGTTTATATGCAACATAATCTCTATTGGAtcactaataaaaatattgacaCTTTTTAAGAAATGAGGTTAATAGACAATACAAAGTCATTCTACATGTctacatataatacatatcatATAAGGGTCTAGTTAGTAGTATTCTTCCTACTTTAACTATTTGAACAGATTTTCTCACAAGACTGTCAGGTGTGAGTTAAGGATAACCTGATGCATTTTCTATAACTTTCTCAGAATGAGAGGCAATTTACCCAGTAGGTATTGAGATAAGACTTGACTCactgtgtccttcccttcttcATTCTATTTACTGAGGATGAAAGGAACttgctttctccctctctccctttctccctcctctctcctctgtgCAACCTAGGGCTGCCTTCAATTTGGGAAGTGTCCCATTCTAAGAAGGCCAAATAGCCTAGAGCTCAGGGTTCCTTAGGAATTCTTCTAGTCTAGGGAAAATAAGCTGTCAAGGTCATGTACCAGTTCAGCTAATAAACCTGGGAGGCCTACATATTCAGAGCCAAACATAGTATGCCtagggtcttgctgttgcctaGAATATGCCGTTAATCAGGTATGAAGATAAACTCAATGAAGCAGATCCATGTGGGGCAGAGGCCCCAATTTCCACCTTGATAACTTTAGAATAAAAGTGCTAAAGAAACTTGATAAGGACTTAGATGGttgctttaaaagtttttttttgtttgttttttgcctgtCTTCCATAATCCTCTGTTTAGAGGAAGAAACAAGGAGTTAATCTAGAAAATGAGGAGGGACTTATAAAAGCATTAGCATTTTGTGGGAAAGTAGAATCAGTAAACAACATATCTTCTGCTCTCATTGTAAAGGGTCTCTCTGTTCTGTCTTGATACATTATCCCTCTCTCCAACATCAACACTAAAGCAATTAGTATGAATGCCATCAGATCTATATCCTTTTACCCTCaaatctttaaaacattaaatatttatgtaatagtAGTATTTTGCCTCATTAGACATCTTTGATCTATCACTGAAATGCCAATTTTTCCAAGAAAATCTTATAATACTTCATGTATCCTCTCCCTATTAATTccatattttctctcttctctcattctATTTCCTCCCACTACGTCTCTCCTTTTCACTCCTCTTATATTCCTTGTCTGTGCCAGAAAAACCTGAGAACACTGCTTAAGCCTGCTAGATTCACTGACCCCAAGTTTAGAAATCcaattctaaaaattatataatagccTATTATGTACACTTTCGTCCTAGTTCTAAATTCAGAGACTATCTTAGACAAAAGCTCAGTGATGAGATGACAAGGTGTTAGTCATTATTAACCTACTATAGTATCGAATAGTATAAAGTGAACAAAGCTTAAGATTCAGGTTCTGTAGAAGTATGTAGTTAAACAATTGGTATTTTGGATTTCTTCCAGAATCACAGGAAGATGAAAAGGTTCTGAAGCATTTACAATTTTATAAGCTTTCTTCGGGGTAAAACTTATGTTTAAAACTTGCCATGCAGGATGTCTTGCAGCCCCACCATAAAGAAGATTCAGTGAAGCTGAACAAGCTCACTACCAAGCCACTGAAAAGAGGAAACAAAGCCCATCTGAGATCAAAGGTCGCACTTTCCATTTTTTTCGAAGTTCTGCAAAGGTGATCTGTTCCCCTTTAGTGCACAGGAAATAAGTGAGATGTTCTCTAAAAGCCTTTACCTGTTTCACCTTATATTGTAATCAGTAAATCCAGAAGACTAATGCAAACTCATACTTGAAAACAATTAGCCTAGAGCACGTAATGGAAATCAGAAGCATTTGATTTCAGACTGTCTGTATATCGCCTGTTTGTAAAAGTTCTGATTCGGTTGTAGGCTGTCATAACATAAACTACCTTTCAAGGTTCATTACATGCCACCCACAACTCTCTCCCTCACACAGCCAAAATGCACAACTTTCAGTTCCTGAAATCCTTTTGATTTTTTCGCCATGTCAAGCTTTCGCATATGCGATCTACCTGttacatttttgtctttctcAGAGTAACTTCAAATCATCTCCTCTAACATAGGACTACATAAAGTCCCCTTATTGTCTACTCTCACAACATCTGTATCTCTCATCACCACTCTCACTCACTCTTTGCTGTAATTGGTTTTTTAACCAGTTCTTCCCATTAGTCTTAGCTGCAAGAGGGCATTTGCAGTGCCTAAAGATAATTTTCTTAAGACTAAACAGGGGCTTAAGAATCTGGCCACAAATTAACTCTCCAACTACCCTGTTTATTATTCTCACAACTCACTCTGTTTCAACGCCATGCTTCTTCACAGGCTGGCTTCCCTTCCTGGAACGTTAATCATTGCAGGAATCCCAGCTGATTATACAGTCGCCTTTCAGGCCAGAACCCAATAAGAAATCAAGAAAGGATCACCCGTTCTATTACTGCGCTGCTCCCTCCCCTCGTAAATTTCACAAATATACTTCTCACCACAAGCTTGTCTCTTCCAAGAGAATGCTAGCTCTTCGAAAGAAGGAGCCCTTTGTTTTCCTTGCCCTTGTCCAGTTCCTCTGCATACTTCTAGTACCTAGAGCAACAACTGCTATACAGGAGGCGCCCAGATGTGGAACAGAGCAAAGAACAGAGTGTTGATTTAATGTTGCCTGAAGTCCTTAACAGCCCCTTCAACCTATAACTTAACTGTGGTTTTAATcccccacacctgtaatccctgtatgTGTGCGCAGCGTTAAAAGGATTATTGTAGCTCAAAAATTCTCCAATGAAAGAACCTCTACCAGAATGGAGTTGCTCATATTTCGTTCTTGAAAAGTTGGCTGCACGATATAAGAAAGTTTTAGTTAAGCAAGACAATTTAATACATAAAAGACAATTATAGAGGTCACAGGGAACATTACCTAATTTAGCACAGGGCCTCGAATGTATTCCGAAATTAAATCAGCATGTAGAAAGCAAGCCTCCTCATGCTTTTGAAAGTGTAATCTCGCGACCTCGCGGCGCGCTCTGGGAAGACGGATtcatctcttcccctccctcGCCGTTTTTCCCCGTCCGGCGCACAGACGGCCCGTGGCGCTCGGCACCGCGTCTCCACGTCCAGCAGGGGGCAGGCCTGCGCGGCGCTTGCAAGGGACAAGCCGCGGAGCCGGCGAGGCTCGCTGTCTGGGACAGGTTTGGAGAAGCGAGcgctacagtccattccacggcGACATTTTAGGATTCTCCCACTGACAACACTAAACTGAAGCGCTAAGGCCAACCCTTACGACCACTTACCCTCGCAGGCCGCGGTGGTTACTTCCTTTTCCGCTCCCCTACACACGCTCTTCCGCTTTGCGTGCCTTTGTTTCCGCTCCCCCCGGGACCATCGTGCGCGCCTGTCCTCCGTTCTTGTAGGTCCTTTCGTCTTCTCCGCGTCGTCTCCTTTACTATCCCACGCTCCCCTTTCCT is a genomic window of Pongo pygmaeus isolate AG05252 chromosome 5, NHGRI_mPonPyg2-v2.0_pri, whole genome shotgun sequence containing:
- the ECHDC1 gene encoding ethylmalonyl-CoA decarboxylase isoform X3, with protein sequence MALKQKMAKSLLKTSSLSGRTKLLHQTGLSLYSTSHGFYEEEVKKTLQQFPGGSIDLQKEDNGIGILTLNNPSKMNAFSGVMMLQLLEKVIELENWTEGKGLIVRGAKNTFSSGSDLNAVKSLGTPETSFNKCCTGSRLGIGWRSRIYYSM